One segment of Lytechinus variegatus isolate NC3 chromosome 13, Lvar_3.0, whole genome shotgun sequence DNA contains the following:
- the LOC121426851 gene encoding calcium-binding protein P-like, which translates to MDAPPVYTPLQQPPQSAAYPPPGSYPQGQPGYPQGQPGYPQGQPGYPQGQPGYTQGQPGYPQGQVAYPQGQVAYPQGQAVAYPQGQPVAYPQGQPGVVYSPGQQVVITQGVPATHVYHTGSQGCCADTAEHFNGKAGLVTGVIHLIAAVLSIILGGVAYTFPVIQIGYGIWSAILFIIPTGLLGVVSRNKQSCVIIAYMVMSILCCWTALGMLVYEIVLSAVLSYYQHCYFSFTGFDSSYICKNENSVGSVIVHAFLAFLALIEVINSIVSAAFCCGGHPCCCGKPSAPTTTTVQYSQTAAQPMTVTAQKYAPGPGADGQ; encoded by the exons ATGGATGCACCTCCCGTGTACACACCATTGCAACAACCACCTCAAAGTGCCGCCTACCCACCTCCGGGGTCATATCCCCAAGGTCAACCAGGATACCCACAAGGTCAACCGGGATACCCACAAGGTCAACCGGGATACCCGCAAGGTCAACCGGGATACACACAAGGTCAACCGGGATACCCACAAGGTCAAGTGGCATATCCACAAGGTCAAGTGGCATACCCACAAGGCCAAGCAGTAGCGTATCCGCAAGGTCAACCGGTAGCATACCCTCAAGGTCAACCAGGGGTAGTATATTCACCCGGTCAGCAAGTCGTGATTACTCAAGGGGTGCCCGCAACGCACGTTTATCAT ACTGGTAGCCAGGGGTGTTGCGCGGACACTGCCGAACACTTCAACGGGAAAGCCGGACTGGTCACCGGAGTGATTCATCTAATCGCGGCTGTCTTATCTATCATACTCGGTGGGGTTGCATACACTTTTCCTGTGATCCAAATCGGATATGGAATCTGGTCTGCTATCCTC TTCATAATCCCCACCGGACTTCTTGGAGTTGTGAGCAGGAACAAGCAGTCATGTGTT atCATCGCATACATGGTCATGTCCATTCTGTGTTGTTGGACAGCACTTGGGATGCTTGTTTACGAGATCGTCTTGTCGGCTGTTCTGTCGTATTACCAGCATTGCTACTTTAGTTTCACCGGTTTCGACTCCTCCTACAtttgcaaaaatgaaaattcagtg GGTTCCGTTATTGTCCATGCCTTCCTAGCTTTCTTGGCTCTGATCGAGGTGATTAATTCCATTGTGAGTGCTGCCTTCTGCTGTGGGGGGCATCCCTGCTGCTGTGGCAAGCCTTCTGCCCCCACTACTACCACG GTCCAGTACAGCCAGACTGCAGCACAGCCAATGACGGTGACGGCTCAAAAATACGCTCCAGGTCCTGGCGCAGATGGACAGTAG